One Solibacillus sp. R5-41 DNA segment encodes these proteins:
- a CDS encoding prolyl oligopeptidase family serine peptidase, which yields MISFSKPDVEQFLRTFSIGDFAVSPDEKQLVFSTNLSGKYNLWAMNLPNTFPTPLTFIDQSCQGLLYDKQGRFIIAGFDHNGNENTQFYGLPLQGGTMKKIIYEEGTRNAGPILSEDGTKLYYTSSKGNPTYLNAYGYDLVTGEEETILEGKDAATFLIDFSPNEEVALYYKHFANTYTLLYAKRGEEHIRLTPPTDQQHTVSDAVFVSNELIYLLTNYDADFTYLASYNLETNEFVKVKDLENESLTTLKYNKEKQCLYVISEKGVEDHLYMHDLLSNNWEELDSPCSVIEKLIVTKSGSLYLLGRRATKPSNIYQFKENGWISLTEYTVPGVDQSELVEPDVITYSSFDGLEIESLFFKAKKENDNGEIIFWPHGGPQAAERKFFRASFQFFLNHGYSIFAPNFRGSTGYGLAFMKMVEGNWGHGPRLDNVAGLDWLIDNGYAEKGNILLMGGSYGGYMALLLHGRHAEYFKAVVDIFGPSDLFSFINSVPEEWKPIMDQWVGNPERDKQKLIEYSPFTYIETMIKPMLVIQGANDPRVVKEESDQIVQALKDKGRDVEYMLLEDEGHGFSKKENEIAVYQKILTFFNQFVESKVKA from the coding sequence ATGATTTCTTTTTCTAAACCAGATGTAGAACAGTTTTTAAGAACATTTTCTATTGGCGATTTTGCGGTTAGTCCAGATGAAAAACAACTAGTTTTCAGTACAAATTTAAGTGGGAAGTATAATTTATGGGCCATGAATTTACCAAATACGTTCCCGACGCCGCTTACTTTTATTGACCAGAGCTGTCAAGGCCTTCTCTATGATAAACAAGGACGGTTCATCATTGCCGGTTTTGACCACAATGGAAACGAAAATACACAATTTTATGGACTTCCACTTCAAGGTGGGACGATGAAGAAAATTATTTATGAAGAAGGAACTCGCAATGCTGGACCAATTTTATCAGAAGATGGGACCAAGCTTTATTACACATCCTCGAAAGGAAATCCAACGTATTTAAATGCATATGGCTATGACTTGGTGACTGGTGAAGAAGAAACAATTCTTGAGGGGAAAGATGCTGCCACTTTTTTAATCGATTTTAGCCCAAATGAAGAGGTTGCCCTCTACTATAAACATTTTGCTAATACGTACACACTCCTATACGCCAAACGAGGAGAGGAACATATTCGCCTAACACCGCCGACAGATCAGCAACATACGGTCAGTGATGCAGTTTTTGTATCCAATGAGCTCATCTATTTATTAACGAATTACGATGCTGATTTTACCTATTTGGCTTCGTATAATTTAGAGACAAATGAATTTGTAAAAGTGAAAGATTTGGAGAATGAAAGCTTAACTACGTTGAAATATAACAAAGAAAAGCAGTGCCTGTATGTAATCAGTGAAAAAGGTGTAGAAGATCATTTATACATGCATGATTTGCTATCGAATAATTGGGAAGAACTAGATTCACCATGCAGTGTCATCGAAAAGCTTATAGTCACAAAGTCCGGTAGTTTGTATTTATTAGGAAGAAGGGCTACGAAGCCGAGTAATATTTATCAATTTAAGGAAAATGGATGGATATCTTTAACGGAATACACAGTTCCAGGTGTAGATCAAAGCGAATTAGTTGAGCCGGATGTGATTACTTATTCTTCCTTTGACGGACTTGAAATTGAGTCCTTATTTTTCAAAGCAAAAAAAGAAAATGATAATGGTGAAATCATCTTTTGGCCGCATGGTGGTCCGCAAGCTGCAGAGCGTAAATTTTTTAGAGCTTCCTTCCAATTCTTTCTAAATCATGGGTATAGCATCTTTGCTCCGAATTTCCGTGGTTCGACAGGCTATGGATTGGCTTTCATGAAAATGGTAGAAGGAAATTGGGGACACGGTCCACGCCTCGATAATGTCGCGGGACTCGACTGGCTCATTGATAATGGCTACGCGGAAAAAGGCAATATTTTATTGATGGGCGGAAGTTATGGAGGTTACATGGCCTTATTGCTTCACGGTCGACATGCTGAGTATTTCAAAGCAGTAGTGGATATATTTGGTCCATCTGATTTGTTCTCGTTTATCAACTCTGTTCCAGAAGAATGGAAGCCAATTATGGATCAATGGGTAGGAAACCCTGAAAGAGACAAGCAAAAACTTATTGAATACTCACCATTTACGTATATAGAAACTATGATAAAACCAATGCTAGTTATCCAAGGGGCGAATGACCCACGTGTTGTGAAAGAGGAATCAGATCAAATCGTGCAAGCTTTAAAAGATAAAGGGCGTGATGTCGAGTACATGCTTCTCGAAGACGAAGGACATGGGTTCTCTAAAAAAGAAAATGAAATTGCTGTTTATCAAAAAATCCTCACATTTTTTAATCAATTCGTTGAATCTAAAGTGAAAGCATAA
- a CDS encoding bifunctional 2-polyprenyl-6-hydroxyphenol methylase/3-demethylubiquinol 3-O-methyltransferase UbiG, whose translation MNQNIYDNNEFFRQYEAIRVRENNYNNLLEQPNFLTLIPNLEEKVVLDIGCGMGDFAAYCIGQGANYVTGIDISLNMISEAKKRHSHEHLTFTNIAFEDMNIQNDSIDFISSSLVFHYIEDFQLLIKKISTALSDEGTLLFSIEHPIVTANKGSVDWVSNREGNLLHFAIDRYQEEGLRSQNWLVDNVMMYHRTLSTIINTLIEVGLQIEKIIEPIPTIEAVKNLPGLNKEFRRPSFLIVKARKI comes from the coding sequence ATGAATCAGAATATATATGATAACAATGAGTTTTTTCGACAATATGAAGCAATACGAGTACGCGAAAATAACTATAACAATTTACTTGAACAACCTAATTTCTTGACGCTCATTCCAAATCTTGAAGAAAAAGTAGTATTGGATATTGGGTGTGGTATGGGGGATTTTGCAGCATACTGTATTGGTCAGGGTGCGAACTATGTAACAGGAATTGATATTTCCTTAAATATGATTTCTGAAGCAAAAAAACGCCACTCACATGAGCACCTTACCTTTACGAACATTGCATTTGAAGATATGAACATACAGAATGATTCAATCGATTTTATTAGCAGCTCTCTAGTATTTCATTATATCGAGGATTTCCAGTTACTTATTAAAAAAATCAGTACTGCATTAAGTGATGAGGGTACGCTGCTGTTTTCTATAGAACATCCGATTGTAACGGCAAATAAGGGAAGTGTGGATTGGGTATCAAACCGAGAAGGAAATTTACTTCATTTTGCAATTGACCGATATCAGGAGGAGGGCTTACGTTCACAAAATTGGTTAGTTGACAATGTTATGATGTATCACCGAACGCTCTCTACTATTATAAATACACTTATTGAAGTTGGCTTGCAAATCGAAAAAATTATTGAACCAATACCGACTATTGAAGCAGTAAAAAATCTACCTGGACTTAATAAAGAATTTCGTCGCCCATCATTTTTAATTGTAAAAGCACGAAAAATTTAA
- a CDS encoding spore coat protein, with the protein MYNYYARTNMNPPNIVSFARGDVTGDRVPDNVYLTGIMTPDSPFIQNITLRVQDGRSGILTSVPLRENSGYNPTVFLGDFTGNGVDDILISIATGGSGGIMYHYIYSFVDNKAQLLFDFNVYNEQYQYEVTYKDYYKVEVFSMINNKKYIIDISTKGIEYLNEIYDENGKLKSPITGFVNPLSGLYPVDFDLNKQYELLAYQKIAGRYNADSLGYVLNTLAWLDNRFILQDQYVAIFGY; encoded by the coding sequence ATGTATAATTATTACGCTAGAACGAATATGAATCCCCCGAATATAGTTTCGTTTGCTCGTGGAGATGTTACTGGGGATAGAGTACCTGATAATGTCTATTTAACCGGCATAATGACACCAGATAGTCCATTTATTCAAAATATCACCCTCCGTGTTCAAGATGGAAGATCTGGCATATTAACAAGTGTCCCACTTCGTGAAAATTCAGGCTATAATCCTACTGTATTTTTGGGGGATTTCACTGGAAATGGAGTAGATGATATTTTAATAAGTATTGCTACAGGCGGTAGTGGTGGAATTATGTACCATTATATTTATTCCTTTGTCGATAATAAAGCACAATTATTATTTGATTTTAATGTATATAATGAACAGTATCAATATGAGGTTACTTATAAAGATTATTACAAAGTGGAAGTTTTTAGTATGATAAATAATAAAAAGTACATTATTGACATCTCAACAAAAGGCATTGAGTATTTAAATGAAATATATGATGAAAATGGAAAACTGAAGAGTCCTATTACTGGATTTGTAAATCCTCTTAGTGGTTTATATCCTGTAGATTTTGATTTAAATAAGCAGTATGAGCTATTGGCCTATCAGAAAATTGCTGGGAGATATAATGCTGATTCTTTAGGGTATGTTTTGAATACATTAGCATGGTTGGATAATAGGTTTATTTTGCAAGATCAGTATGTTGCTATTTTCGGATATTAG
- a CDS encoding sigma-70 family RNA polymerase sigma factor encodes MEISDENVVQLIKSKNEKTIGYLIKTYGGLLNGIIRRYLIGNEQDIEECFADVLVSIWFHIDSFDGTKNEFKQWIAAIAKYRAIDYIRKSEKTKQYVSNFEFDERSLSQPNSKSNELDLPSLLNELNDTERAIFEKYYVEGVPTEEIASEFRAKQSWVHNKLSRGRKKLKTILLKGEV; translated from the coding sequence TTGGAAATATCAGATGAAAATGTTGTACAACTAATAAAGTCAAAAAATGAAAAAACCATTGGCTATCTTATTAAAACATATGGTGGCCTGTTAAACGGAATCATTCGAAGGTATTTAATTGGTAATGAACAAGATATAGAAGAATGTTTTGCAGACGTGTTAGTTTCGATTTGGTTTCATATTGATTCATTCGATGGGACAAAAAATGAATTTAAGCAATGGATTGCAGCGATTGCTAAATATCGAGCCATTGACTATATTCGAAAATCAGAAAAAACAAAACAGTATGTGAGTAATTTTGAATTTGATGAGCGTAGTTTGAGTCAACCAAATTCAAAATCAAATGAGTTGGATTTACCGAGTTTACTAAATGAGTTGAACGATACGGAACGAGCGATATTTGAAAAATATTATGTTGAAGGTGTTCCAACTGAAGAAATTGCAAGTGAGTTTCGAGCAAAGCAATCTTGGGTCCATAATAAACTTTCGCGAGGTAGGAAAAAATTGAAAACCATACTATTGAAAGGTGAGGTGTAA
- a CDS encoding DUF4179 domain-containing protein, which translates to MSIFKELNDVKLDVNEFEEIPISDIVQKRIKNKVHKKMYSKKLMKRKKKSYFLAAIATLLVVSSITLNIAFPAFASKLPNIGNIFDLFVSNERYVFEEFGDHSTDIGITKESNGVSITVTNAVYDKENITIAYSIKSEQDLGIRPVLLGKMVVKEFGEQYKHNGFFESYIVEKINDNEYAVVYIYELIKGTKPDSINVSWQGDFVQDLNNVSQLSPGNWSFEFTLDALERKINEYDSGEVIAVDAGVEVELIKMTETPISTTIYLTEKVDERLVAKEDEDLRTVGIEYKVTDNLGTNYKYIHYRDTGHSTDFNEDHRSNPRITINVVDKDVTHIEITPIVTAYKVANPNQNGDGFLEPVIESYSIESIHIPL; encoded by the coding sequence ATGTCCATATTTAAAGAGTTAAATGATGTGAAATTAGACGTAAATGAATTTGAGGAAATACCAATTTCAGATATTGTACAAAAACGTATCAAAAACAAAGTACACAAAAAGATGTATTCAAAAAAACTTATGAAGCGGAAAAAGAAAAGCTATTTTTTAGCGGCAATAGCAACCTTATTAGTTGTTTCTAGCATTACTTTAAATATTGCATTTCCTGCATTTGCATCAAAATTACCCAATATAGGAAATATATTCGATCTCTTCGTTAGTAATGAGCGATATGTATTTGAGGAATTTGGTGATCATTCGACAGATATTGGGATAACAAAAGAAAGTAACGGGGTTAGTATTACTGTAACAAATGCAGTATATGATAAGGAAAATATTACGATTGCTTACTCGATAAAGAGTGAACAGGATTTAGGGATAAGACCAGTTTTATTAGGGAAAATGGTTGTAAAGGAATTTGGGGAACAATATAAACATAATGGATTTTTTGAAAGTTATATAGTTGAAAAAATAAATGACAATGAATATGCAGTAGTATATATTTATGAATTAATAAAAGGTACTAAACCGGATTCGATTAATGTTTCATGGCAAGGAGACTTTGTACAAGATTTAAATAACGTAAGTCAATTATCCCCTGGAAATTGGTCTTTTGAATTTACTTTAGATGCGTTAGAAAGAAAAATAAATGAATATGATTCCGGTGAAGTAATAGCAGTAGATGCTGGTGTTGAAGTGGAACTAATTAAAATGACTGAAACACCTATTTCAACTACAATTTACCTTACAGAAAAGGTTGACGAGCGTCTTGTTGCAAAAGAAGATGAAGATTTGAGAACAGTTGGTATTGAATATAAAGTAACCGATAATCTTGGGACCAACTATAAGTATATTCATTATCGAGATACTGGGCATAGTACAGATTTTAATGAGGATCATAGAAGCAATCCAAGAATTACGATAAATGTAGTAGATAAGGATGTAACACATATCGAAATTACTCCAATAGTTACTGCATATAAAGTAGCTAATCCTAATCAGAATGGCGATGGTTTTCTTGAACCAGTAATTGAATCGTACAGCATTGAATCCATTCACATTCCATTATAA
- a CDS encoding sensor histidine kinase: MKNHKIKFILMLSIVLLISFTSLNVFASYVKMKKTVEESIANQSLEAAIAIASTIDIDTYQKFLGTKVKDEYYWEISNHLNDAREKMGALIVYTLEIDNPKVSKTMVAGVPHELVDLYNIGDICTVPEAQVKRAYEGNTYVTGVIEDSKFGSYLSVGAPIKDETGKVIGYIGIDIGADKLSEIKGKVLENNFLLFVFNGVVILVVIGSFFFLQRWYQKEVAKEVGVTEDIYQAEIKTLITSVSSLRHDFTNHIQVLHGLLQLGESGQAQEYLASLSKEVHAIESLKLNINHPGLSILLQTKKLTAQNYIIDMNFTISRDTFNKIKTTDLIKILSNLIDNAIEATIELPEGERKITICCTAENTHYVFKIMNTGPKIIEKDQIFKQGHSTKRVEQGKIRGQGLFIVKEVVDKYNGEITINSTNDLETTAIVKIPLKRN; the protein is encoded by the coding sequence ATGAAAAATCATAAAATAAAATTTATTTTAATGTTATCTATTGTCTTATTAATATCGTTTACAAGTTTAAATGTTTTTGCCTCTTATGTGAAGATGAAAAAGACGGTTGAAGAGTCAATTGCAAACCAAAGTCTTGAAGCAGCAATTGCTATTGCATCAACAATTGATATTGATACCTACCAAAAGTTCTTAGGTACTAAGGTTAAAGATGAGTATTATTGGGAAATTAGTAACCACTTAAATGATGCAAGAGAAAAAATGGGTGCTTTAATTGTGTACACATTGGAAATTGACAACCCTAAGGTATCGAAAACAATGGTGGCTGGAGTACCCCATGAATTAGTTGACCTATATAATATTGGAGATATTTGTACAGTACCCGAAGCTCAGGTCAAAAGAGCCTATGAAGGAAATACATATGTAACAGGTGTAATTGAAGATTCCAAATTTGGTTCATATCTTTCTGTTGGAGCACCGATAAAGGATGAAACAGGGAAGGTGATTGGATACATAGGTATCGATATTGGTGCCGATAAACTAAGTGAAATCAAAGGCAAAGTACTAGAAAATAATTTCCTGCTCTTTGTCTTTAATGGTGTAGTTATTTTGGTTGTAATAGGTTCCTTTTTCTTTTTGCAAAGATGGTATCAAAAAGAAGTGGCGAAGGAGGTAGGTGTTACCGAAGATATTTACCAAGCAGAAATTAAAACATTAATCACCTCGGTCTCCTCTTTAAGGCATGATTTTACAAATCATATTCAAGTTTTACATGGACTGCTTCAATTGGGTGAATCCGGGCAGGCTCAAGAATATTTAGCATCTTTGTCAAAAGAAGTTCATGCGATTGAATCACTAAAATTAAATATAAATCATCCTGGTTTGTCTATATTATTGCAAACAAAGAAACTTACCGCACAAAATTATATTATAGATATGAATTTTACAATTTCCCGAGATACATTCAATAAAATAAAAACAACTGATTTAATCAAAATATTATCGAATTTAATTGATAATGCCATTGAAGCAACAATTGAATTACCTGAAGGAGAACGGAAAATAACGATATGCTGTACAGCAGAAAATACACACTATGTATTTAAGATTATGAATACAGGTCCGAAGATTATAGAAAAAGACCAAATTTTTAAACAAGGGCATTCAACAAAAAGAGTAGAACAAGGGAAAATAAGAGGGCAAGGTTTATTTATCGTGAAAGAAGTTGTGGATAAATATAATGGGGAAATCACCATTAACTCAACCAATGATTTAGAGACGACGGCCATTGTGAAAATCCCTCTTAAGAGAAACTGA
- a CDS encoding response regulator transcription factor encodes MKLDCLIVDDEIALAETTCEYFNIFEVKTAFVTSAEECERYLEKNEPSLILLDINLGAESGFELCKKLRKITQIPILFISARSSDDDVLIALNIGGDDYIQKPYTLSILLAKVKAVLKRYSSGSNNQQEILEFGQIQIDTQLHRIRVNGTDVQLKQMEFKLLHYLVKNKNRIITKDELFQNVWKDSFVGDGTLNVHIRHLREKIERNPKDPQFIKTVWGTGYVLEDTNK; translated from the coding sequence ATGAAATTAGATTGTTTAATTGTTGATGATGAAATTGCTTTAGCTGAAACAACTTGTGAATACTTTAATATATTTGAAGTCAAAACGGCATTTGTAACGAGTGCGGAGGAGTGCGAACGTTATTTGGAGAAAAATGAACCATCATTGATTCTTCTAGATATCAATCTCGGCGCTGAATCTGGGTTTGAATTGTGTAAAAAGTTGCGTAAAATAACGCAGATTCCGATTTTGTTTATAAGTGCTCGTTCCAGCGATGACGATGTACTAATTGCTCTTAACATAGGTGGCGATGATTACATACAAAAGCCATATACATTAAGTATTTTATTAGCAAAAGTAAAAGCAGTACTCAAAAGATATAGCAGTGGTTCTAACAACCAACAGGAAATTTTAGAGTTTGGACAGATCCAAATTGACACGCAGCTTCATCGTATTCGAGTAAATGGTACTGATGTTCAACTAAAACAAATGGAGTTTAAACTTCTTCATTATTTGGTGAAAAATAAAAATCGTATCATCACAAAAGATGAATTGTTTCAAAATGTATGGAAAGATTCCTTTGTAGGGGATGGGACTCTAAATGTACATATTCGGCATTTACGTGAAAAAATTGAACGTAATCCAAAAGACCCGCAATTTATAAAAACTGTTTGGGGCACAGGATATGTTTTAGAGGATACCAACAAATGA